One stretch of Spiroplasma mirum ATCC 29335 DNA includes these proteins:
- a CDS encoding AAA domain-containing protein has translation MDFYQKLAIKKAMNSNLIIEGPPGTGKSQTITNLIVN, from the coding sequence TTAGATTTTTATCAAAAACTAGCAATTAAAAAAGCAATGAATTCAAATTTAATTATTGAAGGACCACCGGGAACAGGAAAATCACAAACAATTACTAACCTAATTGTTAATTAA
- a CDS encoding valine--tRNA ligase, whose protein sequence is MKELFDKKYQPQIVEKDKYEFWKTNGYFTSDVNSPKPPFTIVIPPPNVTGKLHLGHAWDTTLQDLIIRYKKLNGYDTLYLPGMDHAGIATQSKVEERLQTVNNILRHDLGREKFIEQVWDWKEEYAEIIRSQWAKLGLALDYQKEQFTLNDNLSLAVRKVFSELYNKGLIYRGYRIIPWDPHQQTALSNIEVIYKEVEGKMYYFKYFLENSTTEYLTIATTRPETMFADQCVIVNPQDERYKKYWNKKVVNPANNELIPVICDDYVEMDFGTGAMKCTPAHDPNDYEIGIRHHLAMPICMNLDGTMNKLTGKYQGQDRFTARSNLVADLTAQGLVVKIENHHHQVGFSERSDTIVEPYLSKQWFVKMQPLATAVINLQNSAERVNFFPERFNHTLLTWMENIQDWCISRQLWWGHQIPVWYHKNNETKIYVGVNPPSDLENWTQDEDVLDTWFSSALWPFTTLGWNWDEKLFNRYFPTNVLVTGYDIIFFWVSRMMFQSLEFTNQKPFNDVLIHGLIRDEQGRKMSKSLGNGIDPMDVIDQYGADTLRHFLMTNSAPGQDLRYSQEKINASWNFINKLWNASRYVLLNLPTAFVPWSDFTNEINQIINQHQENNIDSWILVNLTQTLHQVKENMDNYEFVLAGKELYDFVWNKYCSWYIELVKVNLNSNHQEVKEITLQTLYYVLKQILIMLHPFIPFVSEEIYQHLDLQPSIMLETYPNVNFDYPVNFLNDVIMIIPAIRELRNEHNISRNQEIKIIINSQADYYEHLKTYQPAINEYLKKLVNTEIIDVTYQLPMGDYISLPLSHYTLEVITAGLIDRTIEQEKLKQELVKLEQELKRSRNILNNQNFLVKASPEKVKAEQEKYQQYLNQYEQIKGKL, encoded by the coding sequence ATGAAAGAATTATTTGATAAAAAATATCAACCCCAAATCGTGGAAAAGGATAAGTATGAATTTTGAAAAACAAATGGTTATTTTACCAGTGATGTTAATTCACCAAAACCACCATTTACGATTGTAATTCCTCCGCCAAATGTTACTGGTAAGTTACATTTAGGGCATGCCTGGGATACAACTTTACAAGATTTAATTATTCGTTATAAAAAATTAAATGGGTATGATACTTTGTATTTACCAGGAATGGACCATGCGGGAATTGCGACCCAAAGTAAAGTTGAAGAGCGGTTACAAACAGTTAATAATATTTTACGCCATGATTTAGGTCGCGAAAAATTTATTGAACAAGTTTGAGATTGAAAAGAAGAATACGCCGAAATTATTCGTAGTCAATGGGCAAAATTAGGATTAGCGTTAGACTATCAAAAAGAACAGTTTACCTTAAATGATAATTTATCATTAGCAGTGCGCAAAGTTTTTAGTGAGTTATATAATAAAGGTTTAATTTACCGTGGTTATCGGATTATTCCGTGAGATCCCCATCAACAAACAGCGCTTTCAAATATTGAAGTTATTTATAAAGAAGTGGAAGGAAAGATGTATTATTTTAAATACTTCTTAGAAAACAGTACCACTGAATATTTAACGATTGCCACAACTCGTCCCGAAACAATGTTTGCAGACCAGTGCGTTATTGTTAATCCTCAGGATGAGCGTTATAAAAAATATTGAAATAAAAAAGTTGTGAATCCAGCTAATAATGAATTAATCCCAGTCATTTGTGATGATTATGTCGAAATGGACTTTGGAACTGGCGCTATGAAATGTACTCCGGCTCATGATCCTAATGACTATGAAATTGGCATTCGCCATCATTTAGCAATGCCAATTTGTATGAACTTAGATGGTACTATGAATAAACTAACAGGAAAATATCAAGGTCAGGATCGTTTTACAGCACGCAGTAATTTAGTAGCTGATTTAACTGCGCAAGGTTTAGTTGTTAAAATTGAAAATCATCACCACCAAGTTGGTTTTTCAGAACGCAGTGATACGATTGTTGAACCATATTTATCAAAACAATGATTTGTTAAAATGCAACCATTAGCAACGGCGGTTATTAATTTACAAAATAGTGCGGAGCGAGTTAATTTTTTCCCCGAACGGTTTAATCATACTTTGTTAACCTGAATGGAAAATATTCAAGATTGGTGTATTTCGCGCCAGCTATGATGAGGTCATCAAATTCCAGTGTGGTACCACAAAAACAATGAAACGAAAATTTATGTTGGTGTTAATCCACCCAGTGATTTAGAAAACTGAACCCAGGATGAAGATGTTTTAGATACCTGGTTTTCTTCCGCATTATGGCCTTTTACTACCTTAGGATGAAATTGGGATGAAAAATTATTCAACCGTTATTTCCCAACTAATGTCTTAGTAACTGGTTATGATATTATTTTCTTTTGAGTATCACGAATGATGTTTCAATCACTAGAATTTACTAATCAAAAACCATTTAATGATGTTTTAATTCATGGGTTAATTCGCGATGAACAAGGACGAAAAATGAGTAAATCATTAGGGAACGGCATTGATCCAATGGATGTGATTGACCAATACGGAGCTGATACTCTGCGCCATTTCTTAATGACCAATAGCGCCCCCGGTCAAGATTTACGTTATTCACAAGAAAAAATTAACGCTTCATGGAATTTTATTAATAAGTTATGAAATGCTTCACGCTATGTACTATTAAACTTACCAACTGCTTTTGTTCCGTGGTCAGATTTTACCAACGAGATTAATCAAATTATTAATCAGCACCAAGAAAATAATATTGATAGTTGAATTCTTGTTAATTTAACACAAACCTTACATCAGGTTAAAGAAAATATGGATAACTATGAGTTTGTATTAGCTGGCAAAGAATTATATGATTTTGTGTGAAATAAATATTGCTCATGGTATATTGAACTAGTAAAAGTTAATTTAAATAGTAATCATCAAGAAGTTAAAGAAATTACCTTGCAAACTTTATACTATGTTTTAAAACAAATTTTAATTATGTTGCATCCTTTCATTCCGTTTGTTAGTGAAGAGATTTACCAACATTTAGATTTACAACCATCAATTATGTTAGAAACATATCCCAATGTTAACTTTGATTATCCGGTTAATTTTTTGAACGATGTTATTATGATTATTCCTGCAATTCGTGAGTTACGTAATGAGCATAATATTAGTCGAAACCAAGAAATTAAAATTATTATTAATTCCCAAGCTGATTATTATGAACATTTAAAAACTTACCAACCAGCTATTAATGAATATTTAAAAAAATTAGTTAATACCGAAATCATTGATGTTACTTATCAACTACCAATGGGGGATTATATTTCCTTACCATTATCCCACTATACTTTAGAAGTTATCACGGCTGGTTTAATTGACCGCACTATAGAACAAGAAAAATTAAAACAAGAATTAGTTAAATTAGAGCAAGAACTTAAACGTAGTCGCAATATTTTAAATAATCAAAATTTCTTAGTCAAAGCATCTCCTGAAAAGGTTAAAGCCGAACAAGAAAAATATCAACAATATTTAAATCAATATGAACAAATCAAAGGAAAACTTTAA
- a CDS encoding ribosomal-processing cysteine protease Prp, translated as MIKINFYKTENIISKVEIFGHANAGEVEKDLVCAAITGIASGGLNAIDQLENDTCDFTINEGLIIIKVVKNIHNLQVILNTLYYQLLTIYQQYQNYISFKEVS; from the coding sequence ATGATTAAAATAAATTTTTATAAAACTGAAAACATAATAAGTAAAGTTGAAATATTTGGTCATGCCAATGCTGGTGAGGTTGAAAAAGACTTAGTTTGTGCCGCAATCACTGGGATTGCTAGTGGTGGTTTAAACGCTATTGACCAACTTGAAAATGATACATGTGACTTTACCATTAACGAAGGGTTAATAATTATTAAGGTTGTTAAAAATATTCATAATTTACAAGTTATTTTAAATACCTTATATTATCAATTATTAACAATTTATCAACAGTATCAAAACTATATTAGTTTTAAGGAGGTGTCATAG
- a CDS encoding DEAD/DEAH box helicase family protein, with the protein MKQKGFYDLLLKLNDQIEGNYVVKELTHEKDYIKDWDHYLVKQFNNNFLLTKLKSYTTLEEKLAFLNSLIGKTNVEEQLLPQILLKIHDDNPNEYHNTIRLTDNHLFTNQNAQELINELNKEIRTADEVHFIFPFISKAILNKIEASIAIANKCHTKIRLITTTFDNMAAFVNLEELTHLVTTYDNFEIRVEDNLEKRSERIHIKASIFCRKSGFGTAIIGSSNLTYRGMVRGREWNIKVNEFANPQLYEQLLTEYETIWTDRLVNFNNPTERADLLNRIHLAQEEIINNQFNQTTEFLTTRKYLYDFQKEIVNKLKNRRKQGKNKHLIIMATGTGKTVVSAFDYQNQIKENNNVKPTILFLAHQKEIVDQALLTFQSVLRDKSFGEVLYDQMTYQNNNYLFATIQTIHNRLSDFDTQHFDIIIFDEAHHIAAKTFDRVFNYFKPKQLLGLTATPERTDGKTILKYFDNEFASELRLWDAVNQRLLCPFDYYCIDDPTSDLTGVDLNNDEALFQKLNTTSRNELLYQMINKYLGHYAKPMCVIFCITTEHARIVTEFLTKKGLKASYLTSEVNSNRTAILNDFKKNAD; encoded by the coding sequence ATGAAACAAAAAGGATTTTATGATCTGTTGTTAAAACTTAATGATCAAATTGAAGGCAATTATGTTGTCAAAGAATTAACCCATGAAAAAGATTATATTAAAGACTGGGACCATTATTTAGTAAAACAATTTAATAATAATTTTTTATTAACAAAATTAAAAAGTTACACAACACTAGAAGAAAAATTAGCATTTTTAAATAGTTTAATTGGCAAAACTAATGTTGAAGAGCAATTATTACCGCAAATTCTATTAAAAATTCATGATGATAATCCTAATGAATATCATAATACAATACGGTTAACTGATAACCATCTATTTACTAATCAAAATGCTCAGGAGTTAATTAATGAACTTAACAAAGAAATCAGAACAGCCGATGAAGTTCATTTTATTTTTCCGTTTATTTCAAAAGCAATTTTAAATAAGATTGAAGCTTCAATTGCGATTGCTAATAAATGTCACACAAAGATCCGATTAATTACTACTACTTTTGATAATATGGCGGCCTTTGTTAACTTAGAAGAGTTAACCCACCTTGTTACCACTTATGATAATTTTGAGATTAGAGTCGAAGATAATTTAGAAAAACGAAGTGAGCGTATTCATATTAAAGCCTCAATTTTTTGCCGAAAATCAGGATTTGGGACTGCTATTATAGGGTCATCTAATTTAACATATCGAGGAATGGTACGTGGTCGGGAATGAAATATTAAGGTTAATGAATTTGCTAATCCCCAATTATATGAACAACTATTAACTGAATATGAAACAATCTGAACTGATCGCTTGGTTAATTTTAATAACCCAACGGAGCGAGCTGATTTATTAAATAGGATTCACTTGGCTCAAGAAGAGATTATTAATAATCAGTTTAACCAAACCACCGAATTTTTAACAACTAGAAAATACTTATATGATTTTCAAAAAGAAATTGTTAATAAGTTAAAAAACCGTCGGAAACAAGGAAAAAATAAACATCTAATTATTATGGCCACAGGAACTGGTAAAACGGTGGTTAGTGCTTTTGATTATCAAAACCAAATTAAAGAAAATAATAATGTTAAACCAACAATATTATTTTTAGCCCATCAAAAAGAAATTGTCGACCAGGCCTTGTTAACGTTTCAAAGCGTATTAAGAGATAAAAGTTTTGGTGAAGTTCTATATGACCAGATGACTTACCAAAATAATAACTATTTATTTGCCACAATTCAAACAATTCATAACCGGTTGTCAGATTTTGACACGCAGCATTTTGATATTATTATTTTTGATGAAGCACATCATATTGCAGCAAAAACTTTCGACCGGGTGTTTAATTATTTTAAACCAAAACAATTATTAGGGTTAACTGCCACTCCTGAGCGTACCGATGGTAAAACAATTTTAAAATATTTTGATAACGAGTTTGCCAGTGAATTAAGATTGTGGGATGCTGTCAACCAACGTTTACTATGTCCGTTTGATTATTATTGTATTGATGATCCAACTTCTGATTTAACTGGTGTGGATTTAAATAATGATGAAGCTTTATTTCAAAAATTAAATACAACTAGTCGTAATGAATTGTTATATCAAATGATTAATAAATATCTTGGCCATTATGCCAAACCAATGTGTGTTATTTTTTGTATTACAACAGAACATGCGAGAATTGTCACAGAATTTTTAACAAAGAAAGGACTAAAAGCAAGTTACTTAACTTCCGAAGTTAATAGTAACCGTACGGCAATCTTAAATGATTTTAAAAAAAATGCGGATTAA
- a CDS encoding AEC family transporter produces the protein MCLVFAGFISDTSVEQFKTECAVLLTGFLFYLIMLVIARYFYLQYYKDAQDALGMSMTFAATSFFGTPIVTALFPGSESKIASNIFNVPYHILLYSLGFIIMRKVNHPVHISAYQTVKVVNKFVYVWQMLKLNYKKIFFNPILIAMIIGFIFWVT, from the coding sequence ATGTGCTTAGTATTTGCTGGGTTTATATCTGATACGAGTGTTGAACAATTTAAAACAGAGTGTGCCGTATTATTAACTGGATTTTTATTTTATTTAATTATGTTAGTAATTGCGCGCTATTTTTATTTACAATATTATAAAGATGCCCAAGATGCCTTAGGAATGAGCATGACGTTTGCTGCTACTTCGTTCTTTGGGACTCCAATTGTAACTGCTTTATTTCCCGGCAGTGAAAGTAAAATTGCCTCCAATATTTTTAATGTTCCATACCACATCTTGTTATATTCCTTAGGGTTTATTATTATGAGAAAAGTTAACCATCCAGTTCACATTTCTGCTTACCAAACTGTTAAAGTAGTCAATAAATTTGTGTATGTTTGACAAATGTTAAAGTTAAATTACAAAAAAATATTTTTCAATCCAATTTTAATCGCCATGATTATTGGCTTTATTTTTTGAGTAACCTAA
- a CDS encoding Pr6Pr family membrane protein, with translation MFYQKETWKDWHVYYKLFFGGLIGAVCLYGWISPLVNGITVPSNTAWSDEASQNFMKDKGDFTFNYFSFFTIQTNILVWVWLLAAGLFPKYEGKNKWLGYNMTLAITVYISITFLIYNAMLLPSGQPTNAVGWFLTVIEHMVCPIAMIVYFLFMMPKNEITPNCQYWNKQVWKLYFYPILWGIFNMIRGEFRWQAGKAYPYQYFFLNVHKPFAGLPGAVWFVITIIIIAGLVFGLATLYNTICYKLGQVKPKK, from the coding sequence GTGTTTTACCAAAAGGAGACCTGAAAAGACTGACATGTTTATTATAAATTATTCTTTGGTGGCTTAATTGGTGCTGTTTGTTTATACGGGTGAATTAGTCCATTAGTTAATGGTATTACAGTTCCCTCAAATACTGCTTGAAGTGATGAAGCTTCTCAGAATTTTATGAAAGATAAGGGTGATTTTACTTTTAATTATTTCAGTTTTTTCACCATTCAAACTAACATTCTAGTATGGGTTTGGTTATTAGCCGCAGGTTTATTTCCAAAATATGAGGGAAAAAACAAATGGTTAGGTTATAACATGACCTTAGCAATTACCGTTTATATTTCAATTACGTTTTTAATTTATAACGCAATGTTATTACCATCTGGGCAACCTACTAATGCGGTGGGGTGGTTCTTAACTGTTATTGAACATATGGTTTGTCCAATTGCAATGATTGTCTATTTCTTATTTATGATGCCGAAGAATGAAATTACTCCGAATTGTCAGTATTGAAATAAACAAGTATGAAAATTATATTTTTACCCAATTTTATGAGGAATCTTTAACATGATTAGGGGAGAATTCCGTTGACAAGCCGGGAAAGCATATCCTTATCAATATTTCTTCTTAAACGTTCATAAACCATTTGCTGGATTACCAGGTGCGGTATGGTTTGTCATTACCATCATTATTATTGCTGGTTTAGTTTTTGGATTAGCAACATTATATAACACAATTTGTTATAAATTAGGACAGGTAAAACCTAAAAAATAA
- a CDS encoding lipoprotein, with protein MKKLLVILTAVGLTATRISSIVAYNKSDSSDITD; from the coding sequence ATGAAGAAATTATTAGTTATTTTAACAGCTGTTGGTTTAACAGCAACGAGGATAAGTAGCATTGTAGCATATAATAAAAGTGACAGCTCGGATATAACTGATTAA
- a CDS encoding DEAD/DEAH box helicase, which produces MNFNKLNLKQELHRAILKTGYVKATEIQQKAIPVAIDNYDIIGKSHTGTGKTAAFVLPILHNLDVNLKKPQAIILCPTRELATQVLDQVRKYALFLHGVNATLLCGGSQIKSQIYALKKANVVVGTPGRIADHLHRHTLRLNNIKTIVLDEADEMLKMGFKKDIDLVFNNAPQNYQTLLFSATMSKPVLEITNTYQKNPVSITIQKNADEQNNIDQYYINTYGLNKEEVLIKLYQDLKPKLSIIFSNTKMYTEKIAKLLTNNGIKSRVINGDKKQVDRYRSMQAFRNHEVRVLIATDVAARGIDVDGIDYVFNYDLPVELESYTHRIGRTARAGAKGTAITFINSRNSLNELRKIEQYQKKQINPYDISSYNFTKDYAKAPTNAPLKFKKTFGSKNNRSWNKPAKYKKEWTNHHQEYQFNRSFKKTK; this is translated from the coding sequence ATGAATTTTAATAAATTAAATTTAAAACAAGAATTGCATCGCGCAATTTTAAAAACGGGTTATGTGAAAGCTACGGAAATTCAACAAAAAGCAATTCCAGTTGCCATTGATAATTATGACATTATTGGAAAATCACATACCGGAACTGGCAAAACAGCAGCGTTTGTTTTACCAATCTTACATAATTTAGATGTTAACTTAAAAAAACCACAAGCAATAATATTATGTCCAACCCGCGAATTAGCAACCCAAGTGCTAGATCAGGTTCGTAAATACGCGTTATTTTTACACGGCGTAAATGCTACATTATTATGTGGAGGATCACAAATAAAAAGTCAAATTTATGCTTTAAAAAAAGCAAATGTGGTGGTTGGAACACCAGGGCGGATTGCAGATCATCTTCATCGTCACACTTTACGCTTAAATAATATCAAAACAATTGTTCTAGATGAAGCCGATGAAATGCTAAAAATGGGCTTTAAAAAAGATATTGATTTAGTTTTTAATAATGCCCCTCAAAATTACCAAACCTTATTATTTTCAGCAACAATGTCAAAACCAGTGCTGGAAATTACTAATACTTATCAAAAAAATCCGGTTAGTATTACTATCCAGAAAAATGCTGATGAACAAAATAACATTGATCAGTACTATATTAACACTTATGGGTTAAACAAAGAAGAAGTGTTAATTAAGTTATATCAAGATTTAAAACCAAAATTAAGTATTATCTTTTCCAATACTAAAATGTATACTGAAAAAATTGCAAAATTATTAACTAATAATGGGATTAAATCACGGGTTATTAATGGTGATAAAAAACAAGTTGATCGTTACCGTTCAATGCAAGCTTTTCGGAACCATGAAGTTAGGGTGTTAATTGCGACAGATGTTGCCGCCCGGGGGATTGATGTTGATGGTATTGATTATGTTTTTAACTATGATTTACCCGTTGAACTAGAAAGTTATACCCACCGGATTGGGCGAACTGCTAGAGCGGGAGCCAAAGGAACAGCAATTACTTTTATTAATTCGCGTAATAGTCTTAATGAATTACGCAAAATTGAACAATATCAAAAGAAACAAATTAACCCATATGATATTAGTAGTTATAATTTCACAAAAGATTATGCAAAAGCACCTACTAACGCTCCTCTAAAATTTAAAAAAACGTTTGGTAGTAAAAATAACCGTTCATGAAATAAACCAGCAAAATATAAAAAAGAATGAACTAACCACCATCAAGAATATCAATTTAATCGTAGTTTTAAAAAAACTAAATAA
- the rpmA gene encoding 50S ribosomal protein L27 codes for MKFLLGLQLFASKKGVGSTKNGRDSHSKRLGAKKADGQTTRSGSIIYRQRGTKIHPGVNVCRGGDDTLFALIDGTVKYERFGKNKTKVSVYDQR; via the coding sequence ATGAAATTCTTATTAGGATTACAATTATTTGCTTCGAAAAAAGGAGTTGGGTCGACTAAAAATGGTCGTGATTCACACTCAAAAAGATTAGGAGCAAAAAAAGCTGATGGTCAAACAACAAGATCGGGATCAATCATTTATCGTCAACGTGGAACTAAAATTCATCCCGGAGTTAATGTTTGTCGCGGTGGTGATGATACTTTATTTGCATTAATTGACGGAACTGTTAAATATGAACGCTTTGGGAAAAATAAAACTAAAGTTTCAGTATATGACCAAAGATAA
- a CDS encoding lipoprotein codes for MKKILAILGAVGLTATGTSTVVACNKPENPKPPVLGGLTASDFSQVLLNVDSKEKLNTTVVKVIATKAESAYQKVINDNLDLFGNAFMITYKGWDGTSSLKNGDTIHLTISKANDDQIREFYKEQHSDFISPEQLALARKMQGYLSGTKFDGDVLISDQNFRKNISNITFNQPITVTGSL; via the coding sequence ATGAAAAAAATTTTAGCAATTCTAGGAGCTGTTGGTTTAACAGCAACCGGTACTTCCACAGTGGTGGCTTGTAATAAGCCCGAAAATCCAAAACCTCCTGTTTTGGGTGGTTTAACAGCTAGTGATTTTAGCCAGGTGTTATTAAATGTTGATAGTAAAGAAAAACTAAACACGACGGTTGTTAAAGTTATTGCAACAAAAGCGGAGAGTGCTTATCAAAAAGTAATTAATGATAACCTTGATTTATTTGGTAATGCTTTTATGATTACTTATAAAGGTTGAGATGGAACAAGTAGTTTAAAAAATGGTGATACTATCCATTTAACAATTAGCAAAGCAAATGATGATCAAATTCGCGAGTTTTATAAAGAACAGCATAGTGATTTTATTAGTCCCGAACAATTAGCATTAGCGCGAAAAATGCAAGGTTATTTATCCGGCACAAAATTTGATGGGGATGTTCTAATTTCTGATCAAAATTTCCGGAAAAATATTAGTAATATTACTTTTAATCAACCAATCACCGTTACTGGAAGTTTGTAA